One part of the Oceanihabitans sp. IOP_32 genome encodes these proteins:
- a CDS encoding TetR/AcrR family transcriptional regulator, translating to MREKILICATELFLNLGFKSVTMDDIATALGISKKTIYQHFANKTKLVEAATHKLFVTVSCGIDHICALEKNPIEEVYSIKQFVLEHLKDEKSSPQHELKKYYPKIFKDIKSKQFEIMQTCVISNLNRGIKQGLYRDSINVDFIARLYFNSMIVIKDRDLFPLELFSSNMIIHDYLEYHLRGICTPKGLEILKQFITSKPKKQ from the coding sequence ATGAGGGAGAAAATATTAATTTGTGCCACAGAGTTGTTTTTAAACTTGGGATTTAAAAGTGTTACCATGGATGATATTGCTACTGCTTTAGGGATATCAAAAAAAACAATTTATCAGCATTTTGCAAATAAAACGAAACTGGTTGAGGCTGCTACCCACAAGTTGTTTGTAACGGTTTCTTGCGGTATCGACCACATTTGCGCTTTAGAAAAAAATCCTATTGAAGAGGTGTACAGTATTAAACAATTTGTTTTAGAGCATTTAAAAGATGAGAAATCGTCTCCGCAGCACGAGTTAAAAAAATATTACCCAAAAATATTTAAAGACATAAAAAGCAAACAATTTGAAATAATGCAAACCTGTGTAATTAGTAATTTAAATAGAGGTATTAAACAGGGGTTGTACAGAGATTCTATCAATGTCGATTTTATAGCGCGATTATACTTTAATAGTATGATTGTAATTAAAGACCGAGACTTGTTTCCTTTAGAACTATTCTCGTCAAATATGATTATTCACGATTATTTAGAATATCATTTACGTGGTATTTGTACCCCAAAAGGACTCGAAATATTAAAACAATTTATAACATCAAAGCCCAAAAAACAATGA
- a CDS encoding SdrD B-like domain-containing protein: protein MTNIELVPQRSILNIIINNTFKIACLFILLLSLSCSNEEACAYLPNTEPDPSIHCNLQSELNLSTGIDVGGNVIPPGKGIIDPFWRVINNPPLLNCTSPLVSTINGSAYLINFANFGADAWVNQTGTTTLAPIDLGTSDSFGCNNALNNEGVRVPYVFERPFCIIEDTCIDFNFSLKGDDQVYLQLIDNATNAVLSTSPTYIWTSTEAQNWTESNLCLSAGSYSIRAFLVNTNAIVLGFSMLGNLTTGNGDASISNNIEGCCVNNVISVLNILEENCDGKFDSGSDQLGSGWTFNLKDASGTIIRTETTDANGDAFFSGLANGTYTIEIVNQTGWLPSNPTTGTATVTVSNNQVELLQFFNCRA from the coding sequence ATGACAAATATAGAACTCGTACCACAGCGTTCAATTTTAAATATAATCATTAATAACACATTCAAGATAGCCTGCCTTTTCATTTTGCTATTAAGCCTATCCTGCAGTAACGAAGAAGCTTGTGCTTATTTACCAAACACTGAGCCAGACCCTTCTATTCATTGTAATTTACAGTCTGAACTTAATTTATCAACCGGCATTGATGTTGGTGGTAACGTTATTCCCCCAGGGAAAGGCATAATAGATCCTTTTTGGCGCGTTATTAATAATCCGCCCTTATTAAATTGTACTAGTCCATTAGTTTCTACAATAAATGGTAGTGCCTACCTTATTAATTTCGCTAATTTTGGTGCCGATGCATGGGTGAACCAAACAGGCACTACCACTTTAGCGCCCATAGATTTAGGCACAAGCGATTCGTTTGGCTGTAATAATGCACTAAATAATGAAGGCGTAAGAGTGCCTTATGTGTTCGAGAGACCTTTTTGTATTATTGAAGACACTTGTATCGATTTTAATTTTAGTTTAAAAGGAGACGATCAAGTGTATTTACAACTTATAGATAATGCTACCAACGCTGTATTATCTACTAGCCCAACTTATATTTGGACCAGTACCGAAGCGCAAAACTGGACGGAATCAAATCTATGTCTATCTGCTGGAAGTTATAGCATACGCGCTTTTTTAGTGAATACCAATGCTATTGTTCTAGGATTTTCAATGCTTGGTAATTTAACCACAGGCAATGGAGACGCCTCTATTTCTAACAATATTGAAGGTTGTTGTGTAAACAACGTGATAAGTGTTTTAAATATTTTGGAGGAAAATTGTGATGGTAAATTTGATAGCGGTAGCGATCAATTAGGAAGCGGTTGGACCTTTAATTTAAAAGATGCTTCTGGAACTATTATCAGAACAGAAACTACAGACGCCAATGGCGATGCTTTTTTCTCTGGCTTAGCAAACGGGACTTATACCATCGAAATAGTAAATCAAACAGGTTGGCTGCCATCTAACCCCACAACAGGAACGGCTACGGTAACGGTCTCTAATAATCAAGTAGAATTGCTGCAGTTTTTTAATTGTAGAGCGTAA
- a CDS encoding RrF2 family transcriptional regulator, producing MFSKACEYGIKASIFIAINSFEGKRVSPKEIALEIDSPQAFTAKILQALVKHNIVNSVKGAHGGFEMDKNKIANVKLSHIVNAIDGDSIYKGCGLGLHTCNEAHPCPVHEKFKTIRDELKHMLEHTSLEELALDIKSGTSFLKV from the coding sequence ATGTTTTCTAAAGCTTGCGAATACGGTATTAAAGCATCTATTTTTATTGCTATAAACTCTTTTGAGGGTAAACGCGTGAGCCCTAAAGAAATAGCACTAGAAATAGATTCACCACAGGCCTTTACCGCGAAAATTTTACAAGCCTTGGTAAAACACAATATCGTAAACTCTGTGAAAGGTGCTCATGGTGGTTTTGAAATGGATAAAAACAAAATTGCCAACGTAAAACTTAGTCATATTGTAAATGCCATTGATGGCGATTCTATTTACAAGGGTTGTGGTCTGGGTTTACATACTTGCAATGAAGCGCATCCTTGCCCTGTACACGAAAAGTTTAAAACCATTCGAGACGAGTTAAAACACATGCTAGAGCACACTAGTTTAGAGGAATTAGCACTAGATATAAAATCTGGCACTTCCTTTTTAAAAGTATAA
- the ric gene encoding iron-sulfur cluster repair di-iron protein: METLQKDSEKQIAQFVAEDYRTAAVFSKYKIDFCCNGNRSIQEACEKKGIDSAILIDELHSVLSVKGEQSIDYKSWPLDLLIDYIEKKHHRYIEEKTPVLQQFLNKLCRVHGERHPELHKINELFTASVGDLASHLKKEELILFPFVKKLVAAKLKQTAVESPQFQTVENPIETMMQEHDNEGERFREIAELTNNYNPPADACNTYRVAFAMLEEFEKDLHLHIHLENNILFPRAIKLEQQFA, translated from the coding sequence ATGGAAACATTACAAAAAGATTCAGAAAAACAAATTGCACAATTTGTAGCCGAAGATTATAGAACAGCCGCAGTATTTTCAAAATATAAAATAGATTTTTGCTGTAACGGGAATAGATCCATTCAAGAAGCTTGCGAAAAAAAAGGAATAGATAGTGCAATTTTAATAGATGAACTTCATAGCGTTTTAAGCGTTAAAGGAGAACAGTCTATAGATTATAAATCGTGGCCATTAGATTTGCTAATCGATTATATTGAAAAAAAACATCACCGCTATATTGAGGAAAAAACACCTGTATTACAACAGTTTTTAAATAAATTATGCCGTGTACACGGTGAGCGTCATCCAGAATTACACAAAATAAACGAACTGTTTACCGCATCGGTAGGCGATTTGGCATCACACTTAAAAAAAGAGGAACTTATATTATTCCCTTTTGTAAAAAAATTGGTTGCTGCTAAATTAAAACAAACCGCAGTAGAATCGCCACAGTTTCAAACGGTTGAAAACCCAATTGAAACGATGATGCAAGAACACGATAACGAAGGGGAGCGTTTTAGAGAAATTGCTGAACTTACAAATAATTACAACCCGCCAGCAGACGCCTGTAATACCTACAGAGTAGCCTTTGCTATGTTGGAAGAATTTGAAAAAGATTTACACCTACACATCCATTTAGAAAATAACATTTTATTTCCTAGAGCTATAAAACTAGAGCAACAATTTGCTTAG
- a CDS encoding polyprenyl synthetase family protein, producing MHTTEKYRAEFISFLDNHTIVKEPLSLYKPIQYILNLGGKRLRPVLTLMAADIFNNDYQKALPAALSIEVFHNFSLVHDDIMDDAPLRRGQKTVHEKWNINTGILSGDAMLIMAYQLFENYETNTFQTLAKLFSKTALEVCEGQQYDVDFENRSDVTVSEYLKMIEYKTAVLVAAALKMGAIVAQASIEDQNNIYEFGRNLGIAFQLQDDYLDAFGDPKTFGKQVGGDIIENKKTYLYIKALEFSNKADQEELQKIFSNNYKASKDKIDIVKQIFKASGSAEATKQAIEAYTKKAFLVLEGLQISEDKKTLLKNFGNDLMNRTV from the coding sequence ATGCATACTACAGAAAAATACCGAGCAGAATTTATTTCATTTTTAGACAATCATACCATTGTAAAAGAACCCCTAAGTTTATACAAGCCTATTCAATATATTTTAAATTTAGGTGGTAAGAGATTACGACCAGTTTTAACACTAATGGCAGCCGATATTTTTAATAACGACTACCAAAAGGCTTTACCAGCGGCCTTAAGTATTGAGGTCTTTCATAATTTCTCTTTAGTACATGACGATATTATGGACGATGCGCCATTACGTCGTGGCCAAAAAACCGTACACGAAAAATGGAATATAAATACTGGTATCCTGTCTGGTGATGCCATGCTCATTATGGCTTATCAGCTGTTTGAAAACTACGAGACTAACACTTTTCAAACTCTAGCAAAACTATTTAGTAAAACGGCCTTAGAAGTTTGTGAAGGCCAACAATACGATGTAGATTTTGAGAATAGAAGCGATGTAACGGTTAGTGAATATTTAAAAATGATTGAATACAAAACGGCTGTCCTCGTTGCGGCAGCCTTGAAAATGGGAGCTATTGTGGCTCAAGCCTCTATTGAAGATCAAAACAACATATACGAATTTGGTAGAAACTTAGGCATTGCTTTCCAACTTCAAGACGATTATTTAGATGCTTTTGGAGATCCTAAAACCTTTGGAAAACAGGTAGGTGGCGATATTATTGAAAATAAAAAAACATACCTATATATTAAAGCTCTTGAATTTTCGAATAAAGCAGACCAAGAGGAATTGCAAAAAATATTCTCTAATAACTATAAAGCTTCTAAAGATAAAATAGATATTGTAAAGCAAATCTTTAAAGCTTCCGGCTCGGCTGAAGCCACAAAACAAGCCATTGAAGCGTATACCAAAAAAGCCTTTTTGGTTTTAGAGGGTTTACAGATATCTGAGGACAAAAAAACACTTCTAAAAAACTTTGGCAACGACTTAATGAATAGAACGGTTTAA
- a CDS encoding TolC family protein, with translation MKSKLMLIFSLFCSILVYAQENKQSFSLQEAIDYAIENSRTSKIAALDIKAAEKEKWETTTIGLPNISANIDYNNWLKQQVSLLPAEFFGGNPGEFAEVAFGTKQTMTGTVVLDQLIFDGSYLVALQSAKVFLEVSKNAKEKTDLEVRKAVINAYGNVLLAEESIGILQRNISVLKNNLNETSKIFENGLTDEESVEQLQITLAGLESNLNNTTRLKTLAYQMLNITLGADLNTNTVLTDNLESLTAQNLGLDLLNAEENIENTLDYKISLNETKAKELFLKLEKSKALPTLRAFLNAGYSGFGEDFDFLKKEQNWFGSSMFGVSMNIPIFSSGGRGAATQRAKINLEIAQETLTETEQKLKLQIASAKSDYQFAVEDYFNKKQNLNLAERIEKKNQTKFFEGIASSFDLRQAQTQLYTVQQEFLQAMLDVINKKAALETVLNQID, from the coding sequence ATGAAAAGCAAACTAATGTTAATTTTTAGTTTATTCTGTTCTATATTGGTATATGCGCAAGAAAACAAACAATCTTTTTCGTTACAAGAGGCCATAGATTACGCTATAGAAAACAGTAGAACCTCAAAAATTGCAGCCCTAGATATTAAAGCAGCAGAAAAAGAGAAGTGGGAAACGACAACCATAGGCTTACCAAATATTAGTGCTAATATAGATTATAATAATTGGTTAAAACAACAAGTCTCTTTGCTACCAGCAGAGTTTTTTGGGGGTAATCCGGGAGAGTTTGCAGAGGTGGCTTTTGGTACAAAACAAACGATGACTGGTACTGTGGTGTTAGATCAATTAATTTTTGATGGCTCTTATCTAGTCGCCTTACAATCGGCCAAAGTGTTTTTAGAAGTTTCAAAAAATGCCAAAGAAAAAACAGATTTAGAGGTAAGAAAAGCGGTGATTAATGCCTACGGAAATGTACTTCTTGCAGAAGAAAGTATAGGTATTTTACAACGCAATATTTCTGTTTTAAAGAATAATCTCAATGAAACGAGCAAAATTTTTGAAAACGGTTTAACCGATGAAGAAAGTGTTGAACAATTACAAATAACATTGGCTGGATTAGAAAGTAATTTAAATAATACCACGCGCTTAAAGACTTTGGCTTACCAAATGTTGAATATAACCTTGGGTGCAGATCTAAACACGAATACCGTCCTTACAGATAACCTAGAAAGTTTAACAGCGCAAAATCTGGGTTTAGATTTGCTTAACGCTGAAGAAAACATTGAAAACACCTTGGATTATAAAATTTCATTAAACGAAACAAAAGCTAAAGAGCTCTTTTTAAAACTAGAAAAAAGTAAAGCCTTGCCAACATTAAGAGCATTTCTTAATGCAGGGTATTCTGGGTTTGGTGAAGATTTCGATTTTTTAAAAAAAGAACAAAATTGGTTTGGTTCTTCCATGTTTGGTGTGAGCATGAATATTCCTATTTTTAGTTCTGGTGGTCGAGGCGCTGCAACACAACGCGCTAAAATTAATTTGGAAATAGCTCAAGAAACCTTAACCGAAACCGAACAGAAATTAAAACTTCAAATTGCATCGGCAAAAAGCGATTATCAATTTGCTGTTGAAGATTATTTTAATAAAAAGCAAAATTTAAACTTAGCCGAACGTATTGAAAAGAAAAACCAAACCAAGTTTTTTGAGGGTATTGCAAGTAGTTTTGACCTAAGACAGGCTCAAACACAACTATACACCGTACAACAAGAATTTTTACAAGCCATGCTGGATGTTATAAACAAAAAAGCAGCATTAGAAACGGTATTAAATCAAATAGATTAA
- a CDS encoding OmpA family protein: protein MKNLSKLLLVLFVFTNLFFAMAQQEPLEHNYFQVAPRVGYDFPTYKNNTPYIDYKGGLDLGFSLDYYWNWFGLGADVDYIKNVPKSTYPTSNLFASDISVPISATSLTEDKITRLFYGIGPNVQFRHKNGKFTAELNTRAGLASIKGGRTYLEGTATTLTGTNTYPLNFHAGYKDAAVLSLKGQLRFTYFFNKNWGIHAGGYFMQHFGVKELNESGISAGYKTFRTVTNADEPATNWLGETLSREEPCDCDISSIGVFAGLTYKFTKPKAEPKNICPVCNNNHTPHCCATCGCGLTITAKDKFSGEVLPNTAVVLKDLNGNIVQSGTTNAFGVIVFNDVIDDHYTISGKLYGVNLEDEAIEKDAFTSCKETGHHIQKTIYYTNENFILKGHVTECNNNERLQGVDIALTDQINATEKQSLSDAEGHFIFHLKQASRFTLKGRKDGYYSNKVEVLTSSYNRNQSLFIAFEMCIDPCGKAISLDHINFDLDKAEILPASIQDLERIVKLMQDNPNIKVEMSSHTDSQGSDEYNRLLSQRRADATVNYIVNRGISKDRLIARGAGESELKNTKCKDNAPCTDDEHRINRRTEFKVVCF from the coding sequence ATGAAGAATTTATCCAAATTACTACTTGTTCTATTTGTTTTTACCAACTTATTTTTTGCCATGGCTCAACAAGAGCCATTAGAACACAATTATTTTCAGGTCGCTCCAAGAGTGGGTTACGATTTTCCAACTTATAAAAACAACACACCCTACATCGATTATAAAGGTGGCTTGGATTTAGGGTTTTCCTTAGACTATTACTGGAACTGGTTTGGCTTAGGTGCCGACGTAGATTACATAAAAAACGTGCCTAAAAGTACCTACCCAACTTCAAACCTTTTTGCAAGCGATATATCGGTGCCAATAAGTGCGACCAGCTTAACAGAAGATAAGATAACACGTCTGTTTTACGGTATTGGCCCCAATGTTCAATTTAGGCATAAAAACGGAAAGTTTACTGCAGAATTAAATACACGTGCAGGACTAGCTTCTATAAAAGGCGGCAGAACCTATTTAGAAGGTACAGCAACCACCTTAACGGGCACAAATACATATCCACTAAATTTTCATGCTGGGTATAAAGATGCTGCCGTACTTTCTCTTAAAGGTCAACTGCGTTTTACTTATTTCTTTAATAAAAATTGGGGGATTCATGCCGGTGGTTATTTTATGCAACATTTTGGCGTTAAAGAATTAAACGAATCCGGGATTTCAGCAGGTTATAAAACATTTAGAACGGTTACCAATGCAGATGAACCAGCAACCAATTGGTTAGGCGAAACGCTGTCTAGAGAAGAACCCTGTGATTGTGATATTTCGTCTATTGGAGTTTTTGCGGGATTAACTTATAAATTCACAAAACCTAAGGCCGAACCTAAAAATATTTGTCCAGTTTGTAACAACAATCATACACCGCATTGTTGTGCCACTTGTGGTTGCGGTTTAACCATAACTGCTAAAGACAAGTTTTCTGGCGAAGTGCTACCAAATACAGCCGTTGTTTTAAAAGACCTTAACGGAAATATTGTTCAAAGTGGCACTACCAATGCCTTTGGTGTTATTGTGTTTAACGATGTTATTGATGACCACTATACCATAAGCGGAAAACTTTACGGTGTTAATCTAGAAGATGAAGCTATTGAAAAAGATGCCTTTACAAGCTGCAAGGAAACAGGACATCACATTCAAAAAACAATTTATTACACTAATGAAAACTTTATTCTTAAAGGTCATGTGACAGAATGTAATAATAACGAACGTTTACAAGGCGTAGATATCGCACTTACAGATCAAATAAATGCCACAGAAAAACAGAGCCTTTCTGATGCCGAGGGTCATTTTATTTTTCATTTAAAACAAGCCTCAAGGTTTACACTAAAGGGTAGAAAAGACGGCTATTACTCCAACAAAGTAGAGGTTTTAACAAGCTCATACAACCGAAATCAATCTTTATTTATCGCTTTCGAAATGTGTATCGACCCTTGTGGTAAAGCCATAAGTTTAGACCATATTAACTTCGATTTAGATAAAGCTGAAATATTACCAGCTTCCATTCAAGATCTAGAGCGTATTGTAAAGCTGATGCAGGATAACCCCAATATAAAGGTAGAAATGTCTTCGCATACCGATAGTCAAGGCTCCGATGAATACAATAGATTATTATCGCAACGTCGTGCCGATGCAACCGTAAATTATATTGTAAACAGAGGCATCTCTAAAGATCGATTAATAGCCCGTGGTGCTGGTGAAAGCGAACTAAAAAACACCAAATGTAAAGATAACGCACCCTGTACAGATGATGAGCACCGCATCAACCGAAGAACCGAATTTAAAGTGGTGTGTTTTTAA
- a CDS encoding hemerythrin domain-containing protein, protein MQQKPQKRHKALQPLSREHHFGLLLSWKIRSGFSKNIAPERIRIYANWFYENHLIPHFEMEETHIFPILEENHELIKKALADHKRIKQLFAETANDTKTLSKIEQELDQHIRFEERILFPEIQNIATEEELLQIEKIHQTEAFEDKIDDEFWR, encoded by the coding sequence ATGCAACAGAAACCACAAAAACGACATAAAGCCTTACAACCTTTAAGCCGAGAACATCATTTTGGATTATTACTCTCTTGGAAAATACGCTCTGGATTTAGTAAGAATATTGCTCCAGAACGCATCAGGATTTATGCAAATTGGTTCTATGAAAATCATTTGATTCCGCATTTTGAAATGGAAGAAACACACATTTTCCCTATTTTAGAAGAGAATCACGAGCTCATAAAAAAAGCTTTGGCAGACCATAAACGCATAAAACAATTGTTTGCTGAAACTGCTAATGATACCAAAACATTAAGTAAAATTGAACAAGAACTCGACCAACATATTCGGTTTGAAGAACGGATACTCTTCCCAGAAATTCAAAACATAGCTACAGAGGAAGAATTGCTTCAAATTGAAAAAATTCATCAAACAGAAGCCTTTGAAGACAAGATAGATGATGAATTTTGGAGATAA